One Microbacter margulisiae genomic window carries:
- a CDS encoding CTP synthase, with protein sequence MRETKYIFVTGGVVSSLGKGIISASLGKLLKARGFRVTNQKLDPYLNVDPGTLNPYEHGECYVTVDGHEADLDLGHYERFLDEPMHRENNITTGFIYQNVINKERHGDFLGKTVQVIPHITDEIKENIQKLGQTGEYDFVITEIGGTVGDIESLPYIESVRQMKWEMGRNCISIHLTYVPFIAAAKELKTKPTQHSVKELQQAGVQPDILVLRTERELSKELRHKVALFCNVEPDAVIQSIDVPVIYEVPLRMELEGLDTIVLRKLGYPNDTTADLTRWKGFVNKMKNAKQIVKIGLVGKYVELPDAYKSITESLLHASAYNDRKLKLEMIHSEKLSSENLVEQLGDLDGILIAPGFGNRGIEGKIEAIRYARENNVPCLGICLGMQCMVIEFGRNVLGFKDANSTEFDLNTRHNVIDMMEEQKNIFDMGGTMRLGAYACQLKKDSLAYKIYNKERIEERHRHRYEFNNDYRQRYENAGISCSGINPDSGLVEIIELKSHKWFIGTQFHPEYSSTVLHPHPLFYHFIKAAIQPK encoded by the coding sequence ATGAGAGAAACAAAGTATATTTTCGTTACAGGAGGTGTTGTATCTTCATTAGGCAAAGGAATTATTTCTGCTTCATTAGGTAAATTGCTTAAAGCAAGAGGATTTCGTGTAACTAACCAAAAACTGGATCCCTATTTAAATGTTGATCCGGGAACACTGAATCCTTATGAACATGGAGAATGTTATGTTACAGTTGATGGTCATGAAGCTGATCTTGATTTAGGTCATTATGAACGTTTTCTTGATGAGCCCATGCATAGGGAAAACAACATAACTACCGGATTTATCTATCAAAATGTCATTAACAAAGAACGTCATGGCGATTTTTTAGGAAAAACGGTGCAAGTAATTCCGCACATTACTGATGAAATAAAAGAAAACATTCAAAAGCTTGGACAAACTGGTGAATATGATTTTGTTATTACGGAGATTGGGGGAACTGTAGGTGACATCGAATCTTTACCATATATTGAAAGTGTCCGGCAAATGAAATGGGAAATGGGCAGAAACTGTATTTCTATTCATTTAACTTATGTACCATTCATCGCTGCTGCAAAAGAATTAAAGACAAAGCCAACACAACACTCCGTAAAAGAACTACAGCAAGCTGGTGTTCAACCAGATATTTTGGTTCTAAGGACTGAACGGGAATTGAGTAAGGAACTACGTCACAAAGTAGCTTTATTCTGCAATGTCGAGCCGGATGCTGTCATACAATCCATTGATGTGCCTGTGATTTATGAAGTCCCATTAAGGATGGAGCTTGAAGGGCTCGATACCATTGTATTACGAAAGTTGGGCTATCCAAACGATACCACTGCTGATCTAACTCGATGGAAAGGATTTGTCAACAAGATGAAGAATGCCAAGCAAATTGTAAAAATCGGTTTGGTTGGTAAATATGTTGAGCTTCCAGATGCATATAAATCGATTACAGAATCATTATTGCATGCATCAGCATACAACGACAGGAAACTTAAGTTGGAAATGATTCATTCCGAAAAATTAAGCAGCGAAAATCTGGTAGAACAATTAGGCGATCTTGACGGTATTTTAATTGCTCCTGGTTTTGGCAATCGTGGCATTGAAGGTAAAATTGAAGCCATTCGATATGCACGCGAAAACAACGTCCCTTGTCTAGGAATTTGCTTAGGAATGCAATGTATGGTCATCGAATTTGGGCGTAATGTATTAGGATTTAAAGATGCAAACTCTACAGAATTTGATCTGAATACACGGCATAATGTAATTGACATGATGGAAGAGCAAAAAAATATTTTCGACATGGGAGGAACCATGCGACTAGGCGCTTACGCATGTCAGTTAAAAAAAGACTCATTAGCATATAAAATTTACAATAAGGAACGGATTGAGGAACGGCATCGGCATCGGTATGAATTTAATAATGATTATCGTCAACGCTATGAAAATGCTGGCATATCTTGCAGTGGGATTAATCCCGATTCAGGACTGGTGGAAATCATTGAACTCAAATCACATAAATGGTTTATTGGCACACAATTCCATCCTGAATATAGTAGTACGGTATTACATCCACATCCTCTATTTTATCATTTCATCAAAGCAGCTATTCAACCCAAATAA
- the miaA gene encoding tRNA (adenosine(37)-N6)-dimethylallyltransferase MiaA, protein MPAYNLLTILGPTACGKTALAVHAALDLNGEIISADSRQVYRNMDIGTGKDLQEYSLQGKIIPMHLIDIADAGYHYNVYEFQRDFVTAFSGITERGAFPVLCGGTGLYLEAALKGYRMEEVPENPILRKQLSNKTLSELTEILQQYKSLHNHTDTDTAKRAIRAIEIAEYYQHHPTKEKTGYLEIRPLIIGLLIDREERRHRISLRLKQRLKEGLVEEVQSLLNRGLSADSLIYYGLEYKYVTLFLTGKLTYQQMETQLEIAIHQFAKRQMTWFRGMERRGIPIQWIDALLPLEKKRSLLVKLITDSMK, encoded by the coding sequence ATGCCTGCATATAATTTACTTACCATCTTAGGCCCGACGGCCTGTGGAAAAACTGCTTTGGCAGTCCATGCAGCATTAGATCTCAATGGAGAAATTATCAGTGCCGATTCACGCCAGGTGTATCGTAACATGGATATTGGTACGGGAAAAGATCTGCAGGAATATTCTTTACAGGGGAAAATAATTCCAATGCATTTAATTGATATTGCGGATGCTGGATACCATTACAACGTATACGAATTTCAACGCGACTTTGTAACCGCTTTTTCAGGCATTACAGAAAGAGGCGCGTTTCCGGTTTTGTGCGGTGGAACAGGGCTATACCTCGAGGCAGCATTAAAAGGATATCGCATGGAAGAGGTACCGGAAAATCCTATTTTGCGCAAACAATTATCAAATAAAACATTAAGTGAGTTAACCGAGATTCTCCAACAATATAAATCATTGCATAATCACACGGATACAGACACAGCAAAACGAGCTATTCGAGCCATAGAAATCGCTGAATATTATCAGCATCATCCCACAAAAGAAAAAACAGGTTATCTGGAAATACGACCATTAATTATAGGCCTTCTCATCGATCGGGAAGAACGTCGTCATCGAATTTCTCTTCGTCTCAAACAACGCCTTAAGGAAGGATTGGTAGAAGAAGTACAATCATTATTAAACCGGGGCTTATCTGCTGATTCACTTATTTATTACGGGTTAGAGTATAAATATGTTACTCTTTTTTTGACAGGTAAGTTAACTTATCAACAAATGGAAACACAGCTTGAAATCGCGATTCATCAGTTTGCAAAAAGACAAATGACCTGGTTCAGAGGGATGGAACGACGAGGCATCCCTATTCAGTGGATCGATGCTCTCCTTCCTCTTGAAAAAAAACGTTCCCTGCTGGTTAAACTAATTACGGACAGCATGAAATGA
- a CDS encoding MBL fold metallo-hydrolase: MNIVSFAFNPFMENTYILYDDTSECVIIDAGCLTISERQKLQQLIEKKSLTLKRVINTHLHLDHVFGNGFLFRTYGIAPEAHMADEFLLAQLAAQSAIFGVPFHEDPQPIGKRISENETISFGHTQLRAIHVPGHSPGSLCFYNKKDSVLFVGDVLFRGSIGRTDLPKGNYEELITGIQKKLLILPDETVVYPGHGDPTTIGREKTENPYL; encoded by the coding sequence ATGAACATCGTCTCTTTTGCATTCAATCCATTTATGGAAAACACCTATATTCTTTATGACGACACTTCAGAATGCGTCATTATCGATGCCGGATGTTTAACCATAAGTGAACGGCAAAAACTGCAACAACTGATAGAAAAGAAAAGCTTAACTCTCAAGCGCGTCATAAACACACATCTACATTTAGATCATGTATTTGGCAACGGATTTCTTTTCCGCACATATGGTATCGCTCCCGAAGCCCATATGGCAGATGAGTTTCTTTTAGCGCAACTGGCAGCTCAATCTGCAATTTTTGGTGTACCCTTTCACGAGGATCCACAACCTATAGGCAAGCGTATATCTGAAAACGAAACAATTTCATTCGGGCATACACAGCTAAGAGCTATTCATGTCCCTGGTCATTCTCCTGGAAGTTTATGCTTTTATAATAAAAAAGATAGTGTACTATTTGTTGGAGACGTATTATTTCGTGGAAGTATCGGAAGAACTGATTTACCAAAAGGAAATTACGAAGAATTGATTACAGGAATTCAAAAAAAATTACTCATTCTCCCTGACGAAACCGTTGTATATCCGGGACATGGCGATCCAACCACAATAGGACGCGAGAAAACAGAGAATCCTTATTTGTAA
- a CDS encoding tetratricopeptide repeat protein, whose amino-acid sequence MKLHFYFYMLLGILILLLTDCTTSKNTWLTRDTNAFATRYNIYFNAYQSFLEGIDKIDNAQKDTYTHLIPMFPISIHENAKAATSDMDYTIEKCRKAIKLHSIRIKPERNYEKAKDPAYIAFMNKEEYNPMVIKSWLLLAKAEFYKTDFAGAIGTYTYIIDHYGTDKEVKNESEIGIARCYTEINSFYEAENALNNVKTENPNSKSNGMYAAAMADLMIREKKYPNAIPFLSIAIDHADNKFLKQRFLFLSGELALKNHNYQSAYTAFTNVIHSNPPYEMQFAAQLLRAQSADQSQQKKEIDELTALLRSPKNAAYLDQIYVALGNIYLSDAKNDQAIKCYRKAIDNIQQNTPDQTTPYIKLANLYFNQKEYLRAQPYYAAAAKLIKQNDANFDQVRSRSTILNTLASYHENILLQDSLLHLAQLPEKERLIAIEKLIAEKKQANIKAAKKAAETKRQAAIAAAQNGFLPDRGTPNFSIPSNNNAWYFYNPVAVASGKEQFQEKWGTRTLSDNWRLNSQAAVAVNPNATSSSQTDTVQHNMSQNSPEFYLAQLPLTKAAMATSNHLIGNDLLQMGFLYETQLNDLSMAIKTYEELINRFPPDSAWLDGYYSLYLLYKQQGETAKAAHYKTLIITNFKDTRYAQQLMHPEYQHQQAEINAQENMLYEATFKAFMNGDFSKAIANIGLAEKQYPYSNLMPKFELINAICLGKTGDKERMKTTLHKLIQQYPESDVTVTARNLIALLDQGKQVPAGGSIRTSFPEYSSSSLKATIDTLSTEYTLADNGHDLILITIPSDSVNINELLYKVASFNFSHFMLQDFDLQILRLGVNMRFIIVSDFNNYNNAIYYEQLLNTDMQLRNTFSQAHVNVEIISNDNLTKLLANGNLNNYIRFYNTKLLPKFAKTNDNNNSESQTSVQPNNILKSNTLKQTK is encoded by the coding sequence ATGAAGCTGCATTTTTATTTCTATATGCTGTTGGGCATACTCATTTTGCTGTTAACAGACTGCACAACGTCCAAAAATACATGGTTGACACGTGATACAAATGCCTTTGCAACACGTTACAATATATATTTCAATGCATACCAAAGTTTTCTAGAGGGTATAGATAAAATCGACAATGCACAAAAAGACACTTATACGCATCTGATTCCGATGTTTCCTATCAGTATTCACGAAAATGCAAAAGCTGCCACGTCTGATATGGATTATACAATTGAGAAATGCCGGAAAGCTATTAAACTACATAGCATTAGGATAAAACCTGAACGGAATTATGAAAAAGCGAAAGATCCTGCCTACATTGCTTTCATGAATAAAGAGGAATATAATCCAATGGTCATTAAATCATGGCTATTGCTGGCAAAAGCTGAGTTCTACAAAACAGATTTTGCAGGAGCCATAGGAACATACACATACATTATCGATCATTACGGTACCGATAAGGAGGTAAAAAATGAATCAGAAATTGGCATTGCGCGTTGTTATACAGAAATAAACTCATTCTATGAGGCCGAAAACGCCCTTAATAATGTAAAAACAGAGAACCCCAATAGCAAAAGCAATGGCATGTATGCGGCAGCCATGGCAGATCTGATGATCAGAGAAAAGAAATATCCAAATGCTATCCCATTCTTATCTATAGCCATTGATCATGCAGATAACAAATTTTTAAAACAACGGTTTTTGTTTTTATCTGGTGAATTAGCACTGAAGAATCACAACTATCAATCAGCATATACTGCATTCACCAACGTCATTCATTCGAATCCTCCTTATGAAATGCAGTTTGCGGCACAACTTCTTCGAGCTCAGTCGGCAGACCAAAGTCAGCAAAAAAAAGAAATTGATGAATTGACTGCTTTGTTGCGGTCACCTAAAAATGCAGCTTATTTAGATCAAATCTACGTTGCTCTGGGAAACATTTATCTATCTGATGCCAAAAATGATCAAGCCATAAAATGTTACAGGAAAGCAATCGATAACATTCAACAAAACACACCGGATCAAACAACGCCTTACATTAAGCTGGCTAATCTCTATTTTAATCAAAAAGAATATCTCAGGGCGCAGCCTTACTATGCTGCTGCAGCAAAGCTTATTAAACAAAATGATGCCAATTTCGATCAGGTGCGCAGTCGGTCAACAATCCTCAACACGCTCGCATCCTACCATGAAAATATTCTTCTTCAGGACAGTCTGCTACATCTGGCTCAGCTTCCTGAAAAAGAACGTCTCATCGCCATTGAAAAACTGATTGCAGAAAAGAAGCAAGCCAATATAAAAGCAGCCAAAAAAGCAGCGGAAACCAAACGCCAAGCCGCTATTGCTGCTGCTCAAAATGGATTCTTACCAGACAGAGGCACTCCGAATTTTTCCATACCGTCTAATAACAATGCTTGGTATTTTTATAATCCTGTGGCTGTTGCCTCCGGGAAAGAGCAATTTCAGGAAAAATGGGGAACCCGTACCTTAAGCGATAATTGGAGACTCAATAGTCAGGCTGCTGTTGCTGTCAATCCAAACGCCACATCATCCTCCCAGACAGATACAGTTCAACATAACATGAGCCAAAACAGTCCTGAATTTTATCTTGCACAACTGCCACTCACAAAAGCTGCCATGGCAACCTCAAATCATTTGATAGGGAACGACCTGCTACAAATGGGATTTTTATACGAAACCCAATTAAACGACCTTTCAATGGCTATTAAAACATATGAAGAATTGATCAATCGGTTTCCTCCGGACAGTGCCTGGCTTGATGGATATTATTCACTTTACCTGTTATACAAACAGCAGGGAGAAACAGCAAAAGCTGCTCATTATAAAACACTTATTATCACCAATTTTAAAGACACAAGATATGCCCAGCAACTAATGCATCCCGAATATCAACATCAACAAGCTGAAATCAACGCTCAGGAAAATATGCTTTACGAAGCAACCTTTAAAGCCTTTATGAATGGAGATTTTTCAAAAGCAATTGCGAATATTGGGTTGGCAGAAAAGCAGTACCCTTATTCAAATTTGATGCCAAAATTTGAATTGATTAATGCAATTTGTTTAGGAAAAACTGGCGATAAAGAAAGGATGAAAACGACACTGCACAAATTGATTCAACAATATCCAGAAAGTGATGTAACAGTAACAGCCAGAAATCTTATTGCTCTACTAGACCAAGGGAAACAAGTACCAGCAGGTGGCTCTATACGTACTAGTTTCCCAGAATATTCAAGCTCATCTCTAAAAGCAACAATTGACACACTTTCAACAGAATATACTCTCGCTGATAATGGTCATGATTTAATATTAATCACTATTCCATCTGATTCCGTCAATATCAATGAGTTGCTTTATAAAGTTGCTTCATTCAATTTCAGTCACTTCATGCTGCAAGATTTTGATTTGCAAATCCTACGTTTGGGTGTCAATATGCGGTTTATCATTGTTTCAGATTTCAATAATTACAACAATGCAATCTACTATGAACAATTGCTGAATACTGATATGCAATTAAGAAATACTTTTAGTCAAGCCCATGTAAATGTTGAAATAATATCCAATGACAATTTGACAAAGTTATTGGCCAATGGAAACCTAAATAATTATATCCGATTTTATAATACCAAACTTTTGCCCAAGTTCGCTAAAACCAACGACAACAATAACTCCGAATCACAGACAAGTGTTCAACCAAATAATATATTAAAATCCAACACATTAAAACAAACAAAATGA
- a CDS encoding porin family protein: MQHTQHLFPKRLFIAISVIIITPSLVAQSHYSFGALVGVNSATLTNTINATPRNGMVVGIFSDYRFTKYFGFEPELDYSMEGAYQGQEFIRTNYLNVPLMVKVFLTDNFNIQMGPQFGFCLNTTGKATDIDGNPYNIQSISDINPFDFDLTLGVGYELPKGLMIQTRYFIGALGVDKRGTLLNDKTTNQHNLNSVFQIMLGWKF; the protein is encoded by the coding sequence ATGCAACACACACAACATTTGTTCCCAAAACGTCTTTTTATTGCTATTTCAGTAATAATCATTACGCCTTCATTAGTCGCTCAATCACACTATTCTTTTGGAGCTCTTGTCGGCGTTAATTCAGCAACTCTAACCAATACCATTAATGCAACTCCCCGCAACGGTATGGTTGTTGGTATATTTTCAGACTATCGATTCACTAAATATTTTGGATTTGAACCTGAGCTTGATTATTCAATGGAGGGAGCTTATCAAGGGCAAGAGTTTATACGGACAAATTATTTAAATGTGCCATTAATGGTCAAAGTATTTTTAACTGATAATTTCAATATCCAAATGGGGCCACAATTTGGATTTTGTCTGAACACTACAGGCAAAGCTACAGATATAGATGGAAATCCATATAATATTCAAAGTATTTCGGATATCAATCCATTTGATTTCGATCTAACGTTGGGTGTAGGCTATGAATTACCTAAAGGCCTTATGATACAGACACGCTATTTTATAGGAGCATTAGGTGTAGATAAAAGAGGAACACTTTTGAACGATAAAACAACCAATCAACATAATCTCAACAGCGTTTTTCAAATAATGCTTGGCTGGAAATTTTAG
- a CDS encoding FKBP-type peptidyl-prolyl cis-trans isomerase has translation MHATIVKEGWIILLLLLLFGCKQAPQLPANQLPPDEENENLIILNKAIVTTEANQIVKYLHQHHLNMQKDSLGFWYAISKNGKGALPVNGDLVTYQYTISLLNDQLCYSNYNTTSKSIILIGHSQSIRGIEMGLMKLRKGGEAQIIIPSILGYSVIGDRHLIPPYAPLVIHLKLISLKHELQNKIIHNE, from the coding sequence ATGCATGCAACGATTGTAAAAGAAGGCTGGATTATCTTACTCCTTTTATTGCTGTTTGGATGCAAACAAGCACCACAACTGCCGGCAAATCAATTACCTCCGGATGAGGAAAATGAAAATCTCATCATCCTCAACAAAGCCATAGTAACAACAGAAGCAAATCAAATAGTGAAATACCTCCATCAGCACCATTTAAATATGCAAAAAGATTCTTTGGGCTTTTGGTATGCAATCAGCAAAAACGGGAAAGGAGCCTTACCTGTTAATGGCGATCTTGTTACATATCAATATACTATTTCTTTATTGAATGACCAACTGTGTTATTCCAACTATAATACAACCTCAAAATCTATCATTTTAATCGGACATTCACAATCCATTCGAGGTATTGAAATGGGATTGATGAAACTCCGCAAAGGCGGAGAAGCTCAAATTATTATTCCTTCCATTTTAGGCTATAGTGTGATTGGCGATCGACACTTAATTCCACCTTATGCGCCATTAGTGATTCATTTGAAGCTAATTAGTCTAAAACACGAACTTCAAAACAAAATTATTCACAATGAATAA
- a CDS encoding secondary thiamine-phosphate synthase enzyme YjbQ, which yields MKSFRKELWFRTPQRRTFINITREMQNCVNESGIQEGMLLCNAMHITASIFINDDESGLHYDFETWLEKLAPEKPHDQYRHNVAEDNADAHLKRTIMGREVVVAITCGKLDLGPWEQIFYGEFDGKRDKRVLVKIIGE from the coding sequence ATGAAAAGTTTTCGTAAAGAGCTTTGGTTTAGAACTCCACAACGCAGAACATTTATCAATATCACCCGAGAGATGCAGAATTGTGTCAATGAAAGTGGCATTCAGGAAGGCATGCTCTTGTGTAATGCCATGCATATCACTGCAAGCATCTTTATCAACGATGACGAAAGTGGCCTTCATTATGATTTTGAAACCTGGCTTGAAAAGTTAGCGCCAGAAAAACCACATGATCAGTATCGACATAATGTAGCGGAAGATAATGCTGATGCGCATTTAAAACGCACTATCATGGGTCGTGAGGTAGTAGTTGCCATCACATGTGGGAAACTAGATTTGGGACCGTGGGAACAAATATTCTACGGAGAATTTGATGGCAAACGTGATAAAAGAGTGTTAGTAAAAATTATTGGAGAATAA
- a CDS encoding DedA family protein — protein sequence MGITEWIATTAVSMISISAYPGIFFLMMLESLFFPVPSEAVMPFAGFLVETHQLSWVGIISVATLGSLTGSLLSYIVGFYGGEPFVKKFGRFFLLKESHLQMSHRFFNTRGQSTIFIARFIPVVRHFISIPAGAAKMNIFKFALYTVLGAGMWNSFLTFLGYKLRQNWNTVMAYSHYIDTAMVIVIVIAVGYYVYKIVASFSK from the coding sequence ATGGGAATTACAGAATGGATTGCCACAACGGCAGTATCAATGATCAGCATCAGTGCATATCCGGGTATTTTTTTTCTAATGATGCTGGAAAGTTTGTTTTTCCCAGTGCCAAGTGAAGCTGTAATGCCTTTTGCAGGTTTTTTGGTTGAAACACATCAATTATCATGGGTTGGTATTATAAGCGTGGCTACATTAGGCAGTTTAACAGGGTCATTATTATCTTACATTGTGGGATTTTATGGTGGCGAACCCTTTGTCAAAAAATTTGGAAGATTTTTTCTACTCAAAGAAAGCCACCTGCAAATGTCCCACAGGTTCTTCAATACCCGTGGTCAGTCTACTATTTTTATTGCTCGTTTCATCCCTGTAGTACGCCATTTTATCAGCATTCCAGCCGGTGCTGCAAAAATGAATATATTTAAGTTTGCTCTCTATACTGTTTTGGGTGCTGGCATGTGGAATTCTTTTCTTACCTTTCTCGGATACAAATTAAGGCAAAACTGGAATACAGTAATGGCATATAGCCATTATATTGATACTGCGATGGTAATAGTGATTGTGATCGCTGTGGGATATTATGTATATAAAATCGTTGCAAGTTTCAGCAAGTAA
- a CDS encoding tetratricopeptide repeat protein, whose protein sequence is MNAMDNDFLFDEESEDAVRRYEQSVNDRRMPYFDVEELEAIADYYLSYGQTKESSKVIELGLKLHPNNTALQRKRAKVYLLSGEAQKAYQIVERNFPLDDAESLMLKGEALMQLHRTKEASLIFQHLIRLPDIDIESTYLDIAYIYIASGDYSSALSYLEQGVAIDNKSLDLLQETAICCEQLQKIEKAIDYYQRMISIDPYFTEAWYNLGLVYFGQAAYEKALDAFDFVTIIDDKDAGGWLQKGNTFFHLNQYNEALTCYSQCEKLTVYEGILYVFMGECLEKMEKYDEAKIYYNKSLEINNQDVEGWIGLGICALETEDYETAATHFQKALDIEPNNSEALVYLAETQINTNKSEEALMSYRKSLVLEPNQPETWLSMGNVYVDLGLYEQAVVTYQRALSQDDSLENIYLFLAIAEYKSGHISSAMEFLDKARESNPEANMLFLELCPEATSLLEDHQK, encoded by the coding sequence ATGAACGCAATGGATAATGATTTTTTATTTGATGAAGAATCTGAAGACGCAGTTCGCCGGTATGAACAATCGGTGAACGATCGTCGCATGCCATATTTTGATGTCGAAGAACTAGAGGCAATAGCCGATTATTACTTAAGTTATGGGCAGACCAAGGAATCGTCTAAAGTCATCGAACTGGGATTAAAATTACATCCAAATAATACAGCCCTTCAGAGAAAAAGAGCAAAAGTTTATCTGCTATCCGGCGAAGCCCAGAAAGCCTATCAGATTGTGGAACGAAACTTTCCTCTTGACGATGCAGAATCTCTTATGCTTAAGGGTGAGGCTTTAATGCAATTACATCGAACAAAGGAAGCAAGTCTGATTTTTCAACATCTTATCAGATTACCTGATATTGACATAGAATCGACTTATCTTGATATAGCATACATATATATTGCAAGCGGCGACTATTCTAGCGCTTTATCATATCTTGAACAAGGAGTTGCAATTGACAACAAAAGCTTGGACCTTTTACAAGAAACTGCTATTTGCTGCGAACAACTTCAAAAAATCGAAAAAGCAATTGATTACTATCAACGTATGATTTCGATTGATCCATATTTCACAGAAGCTTGGTATAATCTTGGGTTGGTTTATTTTGGGCAAGCAGCTTATGAAAAAGCCTTGGATGCATTTGATTTTGTCACAATTATCGACGATAAAGATGCCGGAGGATGGTTACAAAAAGGGAATACTTTTTTTCACTTAAATCAATATAACGAAGCATTAACCTGTTATAGTCAATGTGAAAAATTAACAGTCTACGAAGGTATTCTCTATGTTTTTATGGGGGAATGTCTTGAAAAAATGGAGAAATACGATGAAGCAAAGATATATTACAATAAATCATTGGAAATCAACAATCAAGATGTTGAAGGTTGGATTGGATTAGGTATTTGCGCTTTGGAAACAGAAGATTATGAAACTGCCGCCACCCATTTTCAAAAAGCCTTAGATATCGAACCTAACAATTCTGAAGCATTGGTTTATTTAGCTGAAACACAAATCAACACGAATAAATCCGAAGAAGCACTGATGTCTTACAGAAAATCACTAGTATTAGAGCCAAATCAACCTGAGACATGGCTTTCAATGGGAAATGTGTACGTTGATTTAGGATTATATGAACAAGCCGTAGTGACATATCAAAGAGCACTTTCTCAAGATGATTCATTAGAAAATATTTATCTTTTTCTGGCTATAGCTGAATATAAATCAGGACATATCAGTTCAGCAATGGAGTTCTTAGACAAAGCCAGAGAAAGTAATCCTGAAGCTAATATGCTTTTTCTTGAATTATGTCCTGAAGCAACATCTCTTTTAGAAGACCATCAAAAGTAA